In Devosia sp. 1566, a single genomic region encodes these proteins:
- a CDS encoding ABC transporter ATP-binding protein — MAAPLLALSNLVIETAGPHPTRLVDGLSFTLERGKTLCIAGESGSGKSLTALSLMRLLGPGLRVSSGTALLDGQDLLKLTPEQIRQVRGRRLGMIFQEPMTSLNPIQTVGQQLGEAINAHQRLSAADTARRARELLDQVQIPEPARRLKQHPFELSGGMRQRVMIAMALAQSPDLIIADEPTTALDVTVQAQILALLRKLQADTGTAIILITHDMGVVAEMADDVLVMRKGVMVESGTVRQMFLSPQADYTRALLAAVPRLGEMTGTTAPKRASAPGPAEKMIQRAGRVVEVKDLTVRFDIRSGLFGRAGQRVHAVEGISFALDAGETLSLVGESGCGKSTTGKALANLVAFRGDVVVNGSNLKGLSARAMKPVRRDIQMIFQDPYASLDPRMRVGDLVIEPLHIHRLAQGSELQDRAAELFDQVGLPRDALRRYPHEFSGGQRQRICIARALSLQPKVIIADESVSALDVSVQAQVLDLLQDLQSRFGIAYLFISHDMAVVEQISHRVAVMYLGRFVEIGTRAQIFEIPQHAYTRRLLSAVPIPNPARERRLFLPFGDLPSPVRPLSYEPPPVNWRDVGHGHLVAEEAA; from the coding sequence ATGGCCGCGCCGCTGCTTGCCCTGTCCAATCTGGTGATTGAAACCGCGGGGCCCCACCCGACGCGGCTCGTGGATGGGCTCTCGTTCACCCTCGAGCGCGGCAAGACCCTCTGCATTGCCGGTGAGAGCGGTTCGGGCAAGTCGCTGACGGCATTATCGCTGATGCGCCTGCTCGGCCCGGGCCTGCGAGTTAGCAGCGGCACCGCTCTCCTCGACGGCCAGGATCTGCTTAAACTAACACCTGAACAGATCCGGCAGGTGCGTGGCCGCCGACTCGGCATGATCTTTCAGGAGCCCATGACCTCGCTCAACCCGATCCAGACGGTCGGGCAGCAGCTGGGCGAGGCCATCAATGCCCATCAGCGCCTGAGCGCCGCCGACACCGCCCGCCGGGCGCGCGAACTGCTCGACCAGGTGCAGATTCCCGAACCCGCCCGCCGGCTCAAGCAGCATCCGTTCGAGCTCTCCGGCGGCATGCGCCAGCGCGTGATGATCGCCATGGCGCTGGCCCAAAGCCCCGACCTCATCATCGCCGACGAGCCCACCACCGCCCTCGACGTCACTGTCCAGGCGCAGATCCTTGCCCTCTTGCGCAAGCTGCAGGCCGACACCGGCACGGCCATCATCCTCATCACCCACGATATGGGCGTGGTCGCCGAGATGGCCGACGACGTGCTGGTGATGCGCAAGGGCGTCATGGTGGAAAGCGGCACGGTGCGCCAGATGTTCTTGTCGCCCCAGGCGGACTATACCCGCGCCCTGCTTGCCGCCGTGCCGCGCCTTGGCGAGATGACCGGCACCACCGCCCCCAAGCGCGCCTCGGCTCCGGGGCCAGCTGAGAAGATGATTCAACGGGCTGGCAGAGTCGTTGAGGTAAAGGACCTAACCGTCCGCTTTGACATTCGTTCTGGCCTCTTTGGTCGCGCCGGGCAGCGCGTCCACGCCGTTGAGGGCATCTCCTTTGCGCTCGATGCGGGGGAAACCCTGTCCCTTGTCGGCGAAAGCGGTTGCGGCAAGTCCACCACCGGCAAGGCCTTGGCCAATCTCGTGGCCTTCCGCGGCGATGTCGTCGTCAATGGCTCCAATCTCAAAGGGCTGTCTGCTCGCGCGATGAAGCCGGTGCGCCGCGACATCCAGATGATCTTTCAGGACCCCTATGCCTCGCTTGATCCGCGCATGCGGGTCGGCGACCTCGTAATCGAGCCGCTCCATATCCATCGGCTGGCGCAAGGCAGCGAACTCCAGGACCGCGCCGCCGAGCTTTTTGACCAGGTCGGCCTGCCGCGCGACGCCCTGCGCCGCTATCCGCATGAATTTTCGGGTGGCCAGCGCCAGCGCATCTGCATTGCCCGGGCCCTGTCGCTGCAGCCCAAGGTGATCATTGCCGACGAAAGCGTTTCGGCGCTTGATGTTTCGGTGCAGGCGCAGGTGCTCGATCTGCTGCAGGATCTGCAAAGCCGGTTCGGCATCGCCTATCTTTTCATCTCGCACGACATGGCCGTCGTCGAGCAGATCAGCCACCGCGTCGCCGTGATGTATCTGGGCCGCTTCGTCGAGATCGGCACGCGGGCGCAAATCTTCGAGATCCCCCAGCACGCCTATACCAGGCGCCTGCTGTCGGCGGTGCCGATCCCCAACCCCGCCCGCGAGCGGCGGCTGTTTCTGCCCTTTGGCGATCTGCCCAGCCCTGTCCGCCCCCTTAGCTACGAGCCGCCGCCTGTCAACTGGCGCGATGTGGGGCACGGCCATCTCGTTGCCGAGGAAGCGGCATGA
- a CDS encoding FUSC family protein — translation MDPLAKLKLYLVSSDPGHVGLRMGVRVMLTVAAVCLALFVLGRWVPMNAPSYVLGMITAIQGAAQINDPTIGERAVTRVYAALGGFIAIAGISLVESSLVLVDLWLLIVIFVATYSRRFGPRWQAVGVFTFMCGVVGAFLRAPERDLVEIALALLVSGVVAHLVRNYVVPERPSRDFRRVVAGTLSLSQQLRQLIGAVSATQKDMRWNDALLIAGWLRSDIRMCQNYLPLKVEGPHSERNSDIVLRLLDLQLATETALDASSASALRRPEADPGSVKRELDEMQEAERKLQDAVAQLPASFPEGASSVPRMPPAKPLPARGEWLNDAQFRLAIQVTLACAIAMVGGRLISSDRWFWAVMAAFLIFMNTQSAGAVAVRGISRAMGTLAGIVLGIGLATLVRGDLYLTIPLVGISIFGAFYLARISYVGMNICINVAISLIYGLVGIFRPELLVLRLEETAIGAAAGIFAALAVLPVRTASTADRAMNRLYLSLKQLTAAIINIGADQQNQSMTAAAGAVDKAFADVVKAYDPMRSFWAMGTAEVKTRNPLRRAYLLAHAAHLLEHSFRQTRPTDTELQELAAIQDRLAIIAGEGTAADLPASAADDSLKEHETELAIADEPVRYALEIMSEILRQVEAGE, via the coding sequence ATGGACCCGCTTGCGAAGCTGAAATTGTACCTCGTTTCGTCGGATCCCGGCCATGTGGGACTTCGCATGGGCGTGCGCGTCATGCTGACCGTCGCTGCGGTCTGCCTCGCCCTTTTCGTTTTGGGTCGCTGGGTCCCCATGAACGCGCCATCCTATGTGCTTGGCATGATCACGGCGATCCAGGGGGCCGCCCAAATCAATGATCCCACGATCGGGGAACGTGCCGTAACCCGGGTCTATGCTGCGCTGGGCGGTTTCATTGCCATCGCCGGCATATCGCTGGTCGAGAGCTCCTTGGTTCTGGTCGACCTCTGGCTCCTGATTGTCATCTTCGTTGCCACCTATTCGCGCCGCTTTGGTCCCCGCTGGCAGGCGGTTGGCGTGTTCACCTTCATGTGCGGGGTGGTCGGCGCTTTCCTCAGGGCTCCGGAACGCGATCTGGTGGAAATCGCTCTCGCCCTGCTTGTTTCCGGCGTGGTTGCGCATCTCGTGCGCAACTATGTCGTGCCGGAAAGGCCATCGCGTGACTTCCGCCGCGTCGTTGCTGGTACCCTTTCGCTATCCCAGCAGCTGCGGCAGCTAATCGGGGCGGTCAGCGCTACACAGAAGGACATGCGCTGGAACGATGCCCTGCTGATCGCGGGTTGGCTGCGCAGCGACATTCGCATGTGCCAGAACTACTTGCCCTTGAAGGTGGAAGGGCCCCACTCCGAGCGGAACTCGGACATCGTGCTGCGGCTGTTGGATTTGCAGCTGGCGACCGAGACGGCGCTGGACGCGTCCTCGGCCAGCGCCTTGCGCCGACCGGAAGCGGATCCGGGGAGTGTCAAGCGCGAGCTGGACGAGATGCAGGAGGCCGAGCGGAAGTTGCAGGACGCCGTTGCCCAGTTGCCGGCTTCCTTCCCCGAGGGCGCGAGTTCGGTTCCGCGCATGCCCCCGGCCAAACCGCTGCCGGCGCGGGGCGAATGGCTCAACGACGCGCAGTTTCGCCTCGCCATCCAGGTGACGCTAGCCTGTGCGATCGCCATGGTGGGCGGACGACTAATCTCCTCGGACCGCTGGTTCTGGGCAGTCATGGCCGCATTCCTGATCTTCATGAACACCCAGTCGGCGGGCGCCGTGGCAGTCCGGGGCATCAGCCGGGCCATGGGCACTCTCGCCGGCATAGTTCTGGGTATCGGCCTCGCTACGCTCGTCCGTGGCGATCTCTACCTGACCATTCCCCTGGTCGGCATCTCCATTTTCGGTGCGTTCTATCTGGCGCGGATCTCCTATGTGGGGATGAACATCTGCATCAACGTGGCGATTTCGCTCATCTACGGCCTGGTGGGCATCTTCAGGCCCGAACTCCTCGTTCTTCGTTTGGAAGAAACTGCGATCGGCGCGGCTGCGGGGATTTTTGCGGCGCTGGCTGTGCTGCCGGTCCGAACGGCCAGTACGGCGGATCGAGCGATGAACCGCCTTTATCTGTCCCTCAAGCAGCTCACGGCGGCGATCATCAACATAGGGGCGGACCAGCAAAATCAGTCCATGACCGCCGCCGCCGGCGCCGTCGACAAAGCCTTCGCCGATGTGGTGAAAGCCTATGATCCCATGCGCAGTTTCTGGGCCATGGGCACGGCTGAAGTCAAGACCCGCAATCCTCTGAGGCGCGCCTATCTTCTCGCGCATGCGGCGCATCTGCTCGAGCACAGCTTCCGCCAAACCCGACCCACTGACACAGAACTCCAGGAGCTTGCGGCGATACAGGACCGCCTGGCGATCATTGCGGGCGAAGGCACCGCCGCCGATCTGCCCGCCTCGGCCGCCGACGACAGCCTCAAGGAGCACGAGACCGAGCTCGCCATTGCTGACGAGCCAGTCAGGTATGCCCTTGAGATCATGTCCGAGATCCTGCGCCAGGTCGAAGCTGGCGAGTGA
- a CDS encoding SHOCT domain-containing protein, whose translation MSSDFWEFLWLILWSCFLISYLMVLFQIIADIFRDRDLSGFARAVWIIALLIFPVLTALVYLVVRGSGMTIRRNQDLQRMSDETENYIRSVAGRSPATEIADAHALREAGVISEDEFSRIKSKALA comes from the coding sequence ATGTCTTCCGACTTTTGGGAGTTCCTGTGGCTGATCCTCTGGAGCTGTTTCCTGATCTCGTACCTGATGGTGCTGTTCCAGATCATTGCCGATATTTTCCGCGACCGTGACCTCAGCGGCTTTGCCAGGGCCGTCTGGATCATCGCGCTGCTGATTTTTCCAGTACTGACGGCGCTGGTTTACCTGGTGGTGCGCGGCAGCGGCATGACGATCCGCCGCAATCAGGACCTGCAGCGCATGAGCGATGAAACGGAGAACTATATCCGCTCGGTAGCCGGGCGTTCTCCCGCCACCGAAATCGCCGATGCGCATGCCCTGCGCGAAGCGGGCGTCATTTCGGAAGACGAGTTCAGCCGCATCAAGTCCAAGGCGCTGGCCTAG
- a CDS encoding ABC transporter ATP-binding protein: MSALLQVRDLVKTYGEGEAATRVLKGVNLQLETGELSALLGPSGSGKSTLLTILGTLMQPTSGQHEMLGEDLTSASDRDLTEFRNRHIGFVFQFHHLLPDFTALENVIFPAAVHAGRETAAARQRGRELLVRVGLESRMDFLATKLSGGQKQRVAIARALMNQPELVLADEPTGNLDRESAMQVMELIREINEKEQTTFLISTHDENIADLCKRRIRVLDGRVE; the protein is encoded by the coding sequence ATGAGTGCGCTCTTGCAAGTTCGGGATCTGGTCAAGACATATGGCGAAGGCGAGGCCGCAACCCGGGTGCTCAAGGGTGTCAATTTGCAACTGGAAACCGGCGAGTTGTCGGCGCTGCTCGGCCCATCCGGCTCCGGCAAGAGCACGCTCCTCACCATCCTTGGCACCCTGATGCAGCCCACTTCCGGGCAACACGAAATGCTCGGTGAGGATCTCACCAGCGCCAGCGATCGGGACCTCACCGAGTTCCGCAATCGCCATATAGGTTTTGTCTTCCAGTTCCACCATCTGCTGCCCGATTTCACCGCGCTCGAGAACGTCATCTTCCCCGCGGCCGTGCATGCCGGGCGCGAAACCGCCGCTGCGCGTCAGCGCGGCCGTGAACTCCTTGTCCGTGTCGGCCTGGAAAGCCGCATGGATTTTCTCGCGACCAAGCTCTCGGGCGGGCAAAAGCAGCGGGTCGCCATCGCCCGCGCCCTCATGAACCAGCCCGAACTGGTTTTGGCCGATGAACCCACCGGCAATCTCGACCGGGAATCCGCCATGCAGGTCATGGAGTTGATCCGCGAAATCAACGAAAAGGAGCAGACCACCTTCCTGATTTCCACCCATGACGAAAACATCGCCGATCTCTGCAAGCGGCGCATCCGCGTGTTGGACGGACGCGTGGAATAG
- a CDS encoding FtsX-like permease family protein, giving the protein MLYGLKIALRYLTASKAQTSLLIAGVAVGVFVFIFMSALIGGLAVFLVQRTVGDIAHVTIEAPDRNPALLVPEVAGPLVVEQRATSQRAQLRTADAFLPTIEAMPGITATSQQIVGNGFLVRGLITAPVSVVGVEANKVSAIADIGGALIEGSTDLTNTGIIIGSMLADDLGIGIGQVVRLESERGVERPLVISGIFELGVESLDRRTAIIGLSTARTLFELPQGISRIEIKLDDLNQANAYAARIAAETGLKATPWTQGNAQLLDGLRAQASSGNLIKAFALITIVIGVASALLLSTYRRRPEIGIMRAMGASRGFVIFVFVTQGALIGILGGLIGAGLGYAVLSPFPVPELAPPGGLPVDVRQGAYGLAIALTAIGAIVASILPARAAARVDPVSVIGQ; this is encoded by the coding sequence ATGCTTTATGGCCTCAAGATCGCCCTGCGCTACCTGACGGCCAGCAAGGCGCAAACCAGCCTCTTGATTGCCGGCGTTGCGGTGGGGGTCTTTGTCTTCATTTTCATGAGCGCCCTGATTGGCGGGCTCGCTGTCTTTCTGGTGCAGCGCACTGTCGGTGACATCGCCCATGTCACCATCGAAGCGCCCGACAGGAACCCGGCCCTGCTGGTTCCCGAGGTCGCCGGGCCATTGGTGGTGGAGCAGCGTGCCACCAGCCAGCGCGCGCAATTGCGCACCGCCGACGCGTTCCTGCCCACCATCGAGGCTATGCCCGGCATCACCGCGACGTCCCAACAGATCGTAGGCAACGGCTTCCTTGTGCGCGGCCTCATCACCGCTCCTGTCAGCGTGGTCGGGGTCGAAGCCAACAAGGTTTCGGCAATTGCCGATATCGGGGGCGCGCTGATCGAGGGCAGCACCGATCTGACCAATACTGGCATCATCATCGGCAGCATGCTGGCCGATGATCTCGGCATCGGCATCGGCCAGGTGGTGCGGCTTGAATCCGAGCGCGGCGTCGAGCGGCCGCTGGTGATCAGCGGCATTTTCGAGTTGGGCGTTGAAAGCCTCGACCGCCGAACAGCAATTATTGGCCTTTCCACCGCCCGGACCCTCTTTGAGCTGCCGCAGGGGATATCGCGCATCGAAATCAAGCTCGACGATCTCAACCAAGCCAATGCCTATGCTGCCCGGATCGCCGCCGAGACGGGCCTAAAGGCGACCCCTTGGACGCAAGGCAATGCTCAATTGCTCGACGGGCTTCGGGCGCAAGCCAGTTCGGGCAATCTCATCAAGGCTTTCGCCTTGATCACCATCGTTATTGGCGTGGCCAGCGCATTGCTGCTCTCGACTTATCGGCGCCGGCCCGAGATCGGCATCATGCGGGCGATGGGTGCCAGCCGAGGTTTCGTCATCTTCGTCTTCGTCACCCAGGGCGCGCTGATCGGCATACTGGGCGGGTTGATTGGAGCGGGGCTTGGCTATGCCGTGCTGTCGCCCTTCCCCGTGCCTGAACTCGCGCCTCCCGGCGGCTTGCCGGTGGATGTGCGCCAGGGTGCCTATGGCCTTGCGATTGCCCTGACCGCCATTGGCGCCATCGTCGCTTCGATCCTGCCAGCCCGCGCCGCCGCCCGGGTCGATCCCGTCTCGGTGATCGGCCAATGA
- a CDS encoding asparaginase: MITTGGTIASRRNETTGGVTASIGAADLRTTLRDPLDGIDLEVDEFCNVGSYAFDLPLAFALAQRINERLADPACDGVVVTHGTDTMEESAYMADLLLASDKPVVFTGAQRAADQPDTDGPRNIADAVRLAAAPAASGLGATICFEGEFHAARDVTKTHTSRVDTFMSGEHGKLGEVDGQHVMVQRRPTLRRSYAPTSVEPDIELIKLTMGATDRYIRYVADNGCKAIILEGFGVGNATPAIAQAAAQIVAGGTPVILTSRCPRGRVKPVYGNGGGKDLFDAGVIFAGDLNGVKARILASVLLGAGADVDLRTEMEFLGG; encoded by the coding sequence TTGATCACCACCGGAGGCACGATCGCCTCGCGCCGCAACGAGACCACCGGTGGTGTAACGGCAAGCATTGGTGCCGCCGATCTGCGCACTACCCTGCGCGATCCGCTGGACGGCATCGATCTGGAGGTTGACGAGTTCTGCAATGTCGGCAGCTACGCCTTTGATCTTCCGCTCGCCTTTGCGCTCGCCCAGCGCATCAATGAGCGCTTGGCCGACCCGGCCTGCGATGGCGTTGTCGTGACCCACGGCACCGACACGATGGAAGAAAGCGCTTACATGGCCGACCTGCTGCTCGCCTCGGACAAGCCGGTGGTGTTCACCGGCGCGCAGCGCGCGGCCGACCAGCCCGATACCGATGGTCCACGCAACATCGCCGACGCCGTCCGGCTTGCCGCCGCGCCCGCCGCCAGTGGTCTGGGCGCCACCATCTGCTTTGAGGGGGAATTCCACGCCGCGCGAGACGTCACCAAGACCCACACCTCACGCGTTGACACTTTCATGTCGGGCGAACATGGCAAGCTGGGCGAAGTCGATGGTCAGCACGTCATGGTCCAGCGGCGGCCAACGCTGCGCCGCTCCTATGCGCCCACTTCGGTCGAGCCTGATATTGAGCTGATCAAGCTCACCATGGGCGCGACGGATCGATATATCCGCTATGTCGCCGATAATGGCTGCAAGGCCATCATCCTCGAAGGCTTTGGTGTCGGCAATGCGACCCCCGCCATCGCCCAGGCCGCCGCGCAGATCGTTGCAGGAGGAACACCGGTGATCCTTACCTCGCGGTGTCCCCGCGGACGGGTGAAGCCGGTTTACGGCAATGGCGGGGGCAAGGATTTGTTTGATGCCGGCGTGATCTTTGCAGGCGACCTCAACGGCGTCAAAGCCCGCATCCTCGCCTCGGTCCTGCTCGGCGCCGGAGCAGACGTCGATCTGCGCACCGAGATGGAGTTCCTCGGCGGCTAG
- a CDS encoding GTP-binding protein: MSGVREPVVANLITGFLGAGKTSLLNRLLAQPALADTAVIINEFGAVGIDHLLVQSVDDDVVLLKSGCICCTIRVDLKNTILSLFERVRRGEIPPFSRLVIETTGLADPAPIIATLSADLMLKYHLRLGNVITVVDVPNGAGNLAGFAESRRQVAVADHIIISKGDLADAAALTDLRQQLGRINGAANVVVLDEMGEPSQALLLDTLNDPASRVAAVAPWLGDDGGQDHGHEASQHGTIGTFVLEAEQPIAWPRFALWLSMLIHSHGRKILRLKGLVDIEGAETPVVVHGVQHLIHKPLHLPAWPDGVRRTRIVVIGEGLDRNVMQRSLAAFCQPGQEAQPKQAAQ; this comes from the coding sequence ATGAGCGGCGTTCGGGAGCCGGTGGTCGCCAATCTCATCACTGGCTTTCTGGGGGCAGGGAAGACGTCACTGCTCAACCGGCTGCTGGCGCAACCGGCGCTGGCCGACACCGCCGTCATCATCAACGAGTTCGGCGCAGTGGGGATCGATCATCTGCTGGTGCAGTCGGTTGATGATGACGTGGTGCTGCTCAAAAGCGGCTGCATCTGTTGCACCATTCGGGTCGATCTCAAGAACACGATCTTGTCCTTGTTCGAGCGGGTGCGGCGGGGGGAGATCCCGCCGTTCAGCCGGCTCGTGATCGAGACCACGGGACTGGCCGATCCTGCGCCGATCATCGCGACGCTCAGCGCCGACTTGATGCTGAAATATCATCTGCGGCTGGGCAATGTCATAACCGTGGTGGATGTGCCCAATGGGGCGGGGAACCTTGCGGGCTTTGCGGAGTCCCGGCGCCAGGTGGCGGTCGCGGACCATATCATCATCAGCAAGGGTGACCTGGCGGACGCGGCGGCATTGACGGACCTGCGGCAGCAGTTGGGCCGGATCAACGGGGCCGCCAATGTCGTGGTGCTCGACGAAATGGGGGAGCCGTCTCAAGCTTTGCTGCTGGATACGCTCAACGATCCCGCCAGCCGGGTAGCAGCTGTAGCGCCCTGGCTCGGCGATGATGGAGGGCAGGATCATGGACACGAGGCGAGCCAGCACGGCACCATCGGCACCTTTGTGCTGGAGGCCGAACAGCCCATTGCCTGGCCGCGGTTTGCCTTATGGCTCTCCATGTTGATCCATAGCCATGGACGCAAGATCCTGCGGCTCAAGGGGCTGGTCGACATCGAGGGGGCAGAAACGCCGGTTGTCGTCCATGGCGTGCAGCACCTCATCCACAAGCCGCTGCATCTGCCCGCCTGGCCCGATGGTGTCAGGCGAACCCGGATCGTCGTGATCGGGGAGGGCCTGGATCGCAACGTCATGCAGCGTTCCCTCGCGGCGTTCTGCCAGCCGGGGCAAGAGGCGCAGCCGAAACAGGCAGCGCAATAG
- a CDS encoding polysaccharide deacetylase, which translates to MAKEIFVSYGIDVDAVAGWLGSYGGEDSPCDISRGAFAGHVGAPRLLRMFEKWGIKTTWFIPGHSIESFRAEMKAVADAGHEVGMHGYSHENPIAMTPEQEEAIFDKCVALITELTGKPPRGYVAPWWEFGSKTNELLKQKGILYDHSLMHNDHHPYYVTVGDQWTKIDYSQHPSTWMKPYTQGEETDLIEIPASWYLDDLPPMMFIKASPNSHGFVNPRDIEEMWRDQFDWVYENYDYAVFPLTIHPDVSGKPHVLKMHERLFNYMKGFEGVKFVPMEEIAADFAQRYPKSGTARPQS; encoded by the coding sequence ATGGCTAAGGAAATCTTCGTTTCCTATGGGATCGACGTGGATGCCGTTGCAGGTTGGCTCGGCTCGTATGGCGGCGAAGACAGCCCTTGCGATATTTCGCGCGGCGCCTTTGCCGGCCATGTCGGGGCACCCCGCCTGCTGCGCATGTTCGAGAAATGGGGCATCAAGACCACCTGGTTCATTCCCGGCCACTCCATCGAGTCCTTCCGGGCGGAGATGAAGGCCGTGGCCGATGCGGGCCACGAAGTGGGCATGCATGGCTATAGCCATGAGAACCCGATCGCCATGACCCCCGAGCAGGAGGAGGCGATCTTCGACAAATGCGTGGCTCTCATCACCGAACTGACGGGCAAGCCGCCCCGCGGCTATGTGGCGCCTTGGTGGGAGTTCGGCTCCAAGACCAACGAGCTGCTCAAGCAGAAGGGCATCCTTTACGACCACTCCCTGATGCACAACGACCACCACCCCTATTATGTGACGGTTGGGGACCAGTGGACCAAGATCGACTATTCCCAGCATCCCTCGACCTGGATGAAGCCCTATACGCAAGGCGAAGAGACCGACCTCATCGAGATTCCGGCATCCTGGTACCTCGACGATCTGCCGCCGATGATGTTCATCAAGGCTTCGCCCAACAGCCATGGCTTTGTGAACCCGCGCGATATCGAGGAGATGTGGCGCGACCAGTTCGACTGGGTCTACGAGAACTATGATTATGCGGTGTTTCCGCTGACCATCCATCCCGATGTGTCGGGCAAGCCGCATGTGCTCAAGATGCATGAGCGGTTGTTCAACTACATGAAGGGCTTTGAGGGCGTGAAGTTCGTGCCCATGGAGGAGATTGCGGCCGATTTCGCCCAGCGCTACCCCAAGAGCGGCACGGCGCGGCCGCAATCCTGA
- a CDS encoding efflux RND transporter periplasmic adaptor subunit has translation MAAPTPADKPDRKRRWSWWQVLLVVAVLAVGLYAALARPWEPKPAPVAVENLAMGPFSQVLAVNGRVVARETVTVRSAVSALAVEVLASEGDLVAAGDVLVQLETSQPQTLVGQAQAALDAGMVSQAQAKANADRAIALGENATRSAREDAELALSAATNEVARLQAALEQAQSQLKQYTIVAPLTGTVLDRNVDRGQLVDPQTELFIIADIADLQVETDIDELYSSRIRSGLKALLKPVGDTVPQHGSVVFASPTVDPATGGRPIKLAFDQPVELPVGLTINANIIVSETDAALTVPRGAIVTEGTDSHVLVLEDGVAMVRPIEFSDWPAQRVIVTAGLDEGDQVILDPTAVQPGQSVVAE, from the coding sequence ATGGCTGCCCCGACCCCAGCAGACAAGCCTGATCGCAAGCGCCGCTGGTCCTGGTGGCAGGTGCTCCTCGTCGTCGCGGTGCTCGCAGTTGGCCTCTATGCGGCTCTCGCGCGTCCCTGGGAACCAAAGCCCGCCCCAGTCGCGGTAGAAAACCTCGCCATGGGGCCGTTCTCCCAGGTGCTCGCCGTCAATGGGCGTGTCGTGGCGCGCGAAACGGTCACCGTGCGCTCGGCAGTGTCTGCCTTGGCGGTTGAGGTTCTGGCCAGTGAAGGCGATCTGGTGGCGGCCGGCGATGTCTTGGTGCAACTCGAGACCAGCCAGCCCCAAACCCTCGTGGGCCAGGCGCAGGCGGCGCTTGATGCGGGGATGGTCAGCCAGGCCCAAGCCAAAGCCAATGCAGATCGGGCGATTGCCTTGGGCGAAAATGCCACCCGCTCGGCCCGAGAGGACGCCGAACTGGCGCTTTCGGCCGCGACCAATGAGGTCGCCCGCCTGCAGGCCGCGCTGGAACAGGCGCAAAGTCAGCTCAAGCAATACACGATCGTGGCGCCGCTAACGGGCACGGTGCTGGATCGCAATGTGGATCGGGGCCAATTGGTTGATCCGCAAACCGAGCTGTTCATCATCGCCGATATCGCCGACTTGCAGGTCGAAACCGATATCGACGAGCTCTACTCCTCTCGGATCAGAAGCGGGCTCAAGGCACTGCTCAAACCCGTCGGCGATACCGTGCCCCAGCATGGCAGTGTCGTTTTTGCCTCCCCAACCGTTGACCCGGCGACCGGCGGCCGTCCAATCAAGCTCGCATTCGACCAACCGGTGGAGTTGCCGGTGGGCCTGACCATCAACGCCAATATCATCGTGTCGGAAACCGATGCCGCCCTGACCGTTCCCCGCGGCGCCATTGTGACCGAAGGCACCGACAGCCATGTGCTGGTGTTGGAAGATGGCGTCGCAATGGTGCGCCCGATCGAGTTTTCCGATTGGCCTGCCCAACGGGTCATCGTCACCGCCGGTCTCGATGAAGGGGATCAGGTGATCCTCGACCCCACTGCGGTGCAACCCGGTCAAAGCGTAGTCGCGGAGTAG